The Halobacterium sp. CBA1132 genome has a segment encoding these proteins:
- a CDS encoding DUF5786 family protein has product MSMGAYDEAEHERREAKTNNVKVADDDTRTSYEGSVEFEDGDSAEDLIDQFQQLQSN; this is encoded by the coding sequence ATGTCAATGGGTGCCTATGACGAAGCCGAACACGAGCGCCGCGAAGCGAAGACCAACAACGTCAAAGTCGCCGACGACGACACGCGCACGAGCTACGAGGGGTCAGTGGAGTTCGAGGACGGTGACTCCGCGGAGGACCTCATCGACCAGTTCCAGCAGCTGCAGTCGAACTAA